In Celeribacter baekdonensis, the genomic stretch CTTCGAAGCGGTGCCCACAATTGTTGCAGCGGAAATGAACACGCTCAGTCATAGCTGATACCTGCGTTACCAATGAACTCATTCCAGAGCACCTCAGCCGCTCGCTCTGGAGTCAGTCGTTCATCAGTTCTACCGAAGACGTTCATGGTTTGAATCAGGAATTGCTCGTAATCATCGGCCGAAATGTTGAAACCGCCGTTTGCTGTGTTGTCACCGGCGTTTTCGCTGAACGAGTAGTAAATATCGCCCAGGGCGACCTGCGAGCTACGGCAGTGCACCGAGATGTGGGCCGTACCATTTCGATGGCCGCTGTTGACAACCGTTGCCCCAAAAGAGGTCGCACTTCTGTCAACGAAACGTCCGCGCAATCCATCGATTGAGTCCATTTCGATGATCGCTCGTCGGAAGTAATCCTTGAAGGTGGCGAAGGCAGCATCGCGGAAATCACCCTTGTCGATTTGGTCGAACTGCCGCTTTGCTCGGTAGCGTGCCATCGAGGGGCGTGTGGCCGACGGCTCATGGGCTACCTCCGCCGCAGCTGCAGGTACAGCTTCAGCTTCGATGATGCGTCGAAGCTCCTGCACGACATTTAGGTAAGCGGTGTTTGGATTGGCCCATGCGCTGATCGCCTTGCCGTCAGTCGGCGCGGCCTTCAGTTGGCGCAACTCCCTCATCGCTTTCCAATCGCATTCCTCCACGATGATCGGCACTACACGGGCGGTCCCTGCGGCGTGGCGTTCAAGCGCGCGTCTCATTTCGCGCTCGACACAGTAGTCGGATGCGATGAAGTCGGGGCTCACCAGGAGCAGGAACAGGTCGGAAGCCTCCAGTTCCCGTTCAATCTCAGCGTCCAGTTCGCCACCAGCCAAGATGTTGCGATCATACCAGGTCTCAATACGCCCTTCCCTTGTAAGGTTCTTGAGGTGGACGTGCAGCCGATCAAGCGCGGCCTTGTCGTTATGGGAATAAGAAATGAATGCCCGCATCTGCTCAACTCAAATGTTTAATGTTTGTTCATGATTTACCCAAAGCGCTACCTACGTGAGACACGGCCTGTAGCGCTTGAGCCCGAAACCACTGTTATACTGTCTACAGTCAGCGCTTCTTGTTCGACTGGGACAACACCGAAGCGGCAAGTGTCTTTGTCTTTTCAGAATAGCGATCGCTGCGAAGTACCTTTGACGCGAGGTCCTCCATTTCCGCTCCGGTTTGC encodes the following:
- a CDS encoding toll/interleukin-1 receptor domain-containing protein → MRAFISYSHNDKAALDRLHVHLKNLTREGRIETWYDRNILAGGELDAEIERELEASDLFLLLVSPDFIASDYCVEREMRRALERHAAGTARVVPIIVEECDWKAMRELRQLKAAPTDGKAISAWANPNTAYLNVVQELRRIIEAEAVPAAAAEVAHEPSATRPSMARYRAKRQFDQIDKGDFRDAAFATFKDYFRRAIIEMDSIDGLRGRFVDRSATSFGATVVNSGHRNGTAHISVHCRSSQVALGDIYYSFSENAGDNTANGGFNISADDYEQFLIQTMNVFGRTDERLTPERAAEVLWNEFIGNAGISYD